A stretch of the Planktothricoides raciborskii GIHE-MW2 genome encodes the following:
- a CDS encoding PD-(D/E)XK nuclease family protein, whose translation MVNKTQKRFNRYTTVTWLAQALANEKHCQQALWQLTHYQFPQQPSTYDPSEHDDMLIQRALHLQNQGFTVYIEDQNAFKYQGEKFNICVAGRPDIIAIKDDWAVVEDVKTGKAKDSHIMQVLLYMSMLPFAPETQSLFKGHIPHGRLVYGDRTIDLPKWSVNQQFRQRLQNLIATLCNSQPPQANPSYWECRYCKVPAANCSAKMDQAI comes from the coding sequence ATGGTTAATAAAACTCAAAAACGATTCAATCGCTACACCACTGTCACCTGGCTGGCACAAGCCCTAGCCAACGAAAAACATTGCCAACAAGCATTATGGCAACTCACTCATTATCAATTTCCTCAGCAACCGAGTACCTACGATCCGTCAGAACATGACGATATGCTGATTCAACGAGCATTACACCTACAAAATCAAGGGTTTACGGTGTACATCGAAGATCAAAATGCCTTTAAGTATCAAGGTGAAAAGTTTAATATCTGCGTAGCGGGTAGACCGGATATTATTGCTATCAAAGATGATTGGGCTGTTGTTGAAGATGTGAAAACAGGGAAAGCCAAAGATTCACATATTATGCAAGTGCTTCTCTATATGTCTATGCTGCCGTTTGCCCCGGAAACTCAATCTTTATTTAAAGGACATATTCCACACGGTCGTTTAGTTTATGGCGATCGCACGATCGATTTGCCTAAGTGGTCTGTAAATCAGCAATTTAGACAGCGTTTACAAAATCTCATTGCCACGCTGTGTAATTCTCAGCCACCTCAAGCAAACCCTAGCTATTGGGAATGTCGTTATTGTAAAGTTCCTGCCGCTAATTGTTCCGCAAAAATGGATCAAGCCATTTGA
- a CDS encoding type II toxin-antitoxin system prevent-host-death family antitoxin, whose protein sequence is MKYLNLQENNPELTAIIDEIAANQSEVIITRNGLPVARIVPYPISETPKKNYPLRGMPIKISDDFDEPMPELWDALGE, encoded by the coding sequence ATGAAATATCTAAATTTACAGGAAAACAATCCTGAACTCACGGCAATTATTGATGAAATTGCTGCTAACCAGTCTGAAGTGATTATTACTCGCAATGGTTTGCCAGTTGCTCGAATTGTTCCCTATCCAATTTCTGAGACACCGAAAAAAAATTATCCTTTGCGGGGTATGCCAATTAAAATTTCTGATGATTTTGATGAACCGATGCCTGAACTGTGGGATGCTTTGGGAGAATGA
- a CDS encoding type II toxin-antitoxin system VapC family toxin, with product MILLDTHVWLWLLQDPSQLSETARMAIDIEEPQNGLLVSAISVWEIAVKSSIGKLTLPLPIEEWYKLASTHSGIVVEPLSPLDAIASTSLPGNFHKDPADRILVAIARRYGIALVTCDTKILNYSHVQTIW from the coding sequence ATGATTTTACTCGATACTCATGTTTGGTTATGGCTACTTCAGGATCCTAGTCAATTGTCTGAAACAGCAAGGATGGCAATTGATATTGAAGAACCTCAAAATGGCTTGCTAGTATCAGCAATTTCGGTTTGGGAAATTGCGGTTAAATCTAGTATTGGTAAATTGACACTCCCTTTACCGATCGAGGAATGGTACAAATTAGCATCAACTCATTCCGGTATTGTAGTGGAACCGCTATCTCCATTGGATGCGATCGCCAGCACATCTTTACCTGGAAATTTCCATAAAGATCCAGCCGACAGAATTTTAGTGGCGATCGCCCGACGATATGGAATTGCATTAGTCACTTGTGATACCAAAATATTGAACTATTCTCATGTACAAACTATCTGGTAG
- a CDS encoding CHAT domain-containing tetratricopeptide repeat protein: MDDRRIAAYDQFIEKIIQSVNNEESQVFNIPTELVEPGFLQRIIAVATYFDNNGDPTKANLLTNLALKLGEWLWSDLQPTALREKIADILFDWGIQQHNISNFVFAVHCWQQCLIIYQEIQDRKGEISSLGNLGNAYQCLGQYEKAIVFHEQCLEISRKIKNRHGEAFSLGNLGSAYYSLGQYEKAIVFHEQCLAISREIKDRQGESISLGNLGNTYRFLGQYEKAIIFQEQSLSINMELKDREGEAFSLGSLGENYCCLGQYEKAIIFQQKSLDISQEIKDRQGQAISLGNLGEIYRCLGKFEKAVAFHEQYLAMSREIKYRLGEANALGHLGNAYFSLGQYEKAVAYHEQYLAISREIKYRLGEANALNNIGNAYRELQQPDKAIENFRDCLKIATAKTMPVECLLTGRNLGSIGFFQGNWHLALEGYKPALEAVEQLRKGSTTDERRQEIIADAFSVYANAVQCYINLKQYDKAVETAERSRARHLADLFASKDLYPQGEIPPEVEEYYRLQQQSSRLQSFNNDYMKGFAPSRQAAPNSEATLEKIKQLEAEKQQAWLKIRRKDPVLAGQLQPNPLNFQDMQKLIDDGETAMLNFYTTREHTHIFILRQNQPPQVHTCEGEGLATLQNWIFENWLKPYVENRPVWQQKMSEFLPQLAQRLQINHLISQYLTGIKELIIIPHLFLHQIPFAALPLNNVPIPQSERTADKTRGLFLDLSQPLNTSAKTPPPQPEYLSDKFRIRIVPSCQILNYCHQRGNLKPAKMGIVENATGDLVFTGYECETLATMHHVEPNYRLKYQQATVSNYQTLLNQVQALHSSHHASSQLDNSLESKLLLFDGYLTLGRIFTGRFENLAELFLSCCETNLSVTQITDDPLSIASGFLCAGARNVVSTLWAVNDLATALFCILYYEEKQDKSRSEALRQAQFKLRNMTGAELAANYQQKLEAYLERQQWSEPEKVKDQRLRLDFLCRETLPFVSPHYWSGFVSQGMA, encoded by the coding sequence ATGGACGATCGACGCATCGCCGCTTATGACCAATTCATCGAAAAGATTATCCAATCAGTCAATAATGAAGAATCTCAAGTTTTCAACATACCCACAGAGTTAGTCGAACCCGGATTTTTGCAAAGAATAATTGCAGTGGCTACATACTTCGATAATAATGGAGATCCAACCAAGGCTAATCTTTTAACAAATCTAGCTCTGAAACTGGGGGAATGGCTTTGGAGCGATCTGCAGCCAACCGCACTCCGAGAAAAGATAGCCGATATTTTATTTGATTGGGGAATTCAGCAACACAATATTAGCAACTTTGTCTTTGCAGTTCATTGTTGGCAACAATGTCTGATAATTTATCAAGAGATTCAAGACCGCAAAGGGGAAATATCTTCTCTGGGAAATTTAGGCAATGCTTACCAATGTTTGGGACAATATGAAAAAGCAATTGTTTTCCATGAACAGTGTTTAGAGATTAGTCGCAAAATTAAAAACCGTCACGGGGAAGCTTTTTCTCTGGGAAATTTAGGTAGTGCTTACTATTCTTTAGGACAATATGAAAAAGCGATTGTATTCCATGAACAGTGTTTAGCGATTAGTCGAGAAATCAAAGACCGCCAAGGTGAATCGATTTCTCTAGGAAATTTAGGTAATACTTACCGTTTCTTAGGACAATATGAAAAAGCGATCATCTTCCAAGAACAATCTTTAAGCATTAACATGGAACTCAAAGATCGCGAAGGAGAAGCGTTTTCTCTGGGCAGTTTAGGCGAGAATTACTGCTGTTTAGGACAATATGAAAAAGCGATCATTTTTCAGCAAAAGTCTTTAGACATTAGTCAGGAAATCAAAGACCGCCAAGGTCAAGCGATTTCTCTAGGAAATTTAGGCGAGATTTACCGCTGTTTAGGAAAATTTGAAAAAGCAGTCGCATTCCACGAACAGTATTTAGCTATGAGTCGGGAAATCAAATACCGCCTTGGGGAAGCAAATGCTCTGGGACATTTAGGAAATGCTTACTTCTCTTTGGGACAATATGAAAAAGCAGTCGCCTACCACGAACAGTATTTAGCTATTAGTCGGGAAATTAAATACCGCCTTGGGGAAGCAAATGCTCTCAACAACATTGGCAATGCTTACCGTGAATTGCAGCAACCAGACAAAGCGATTGAAAATTTCCGAGACTGCCTTAAAATTGCCACTGCCAAAACCATGCCAGTCGAATGCTTACTAACAGGTCGTAACCTCGGCAGTATAGGCTTTTTCCAAGGCAACTGGCATCTAGCTTTAGAAGGATACAAACCTGCCTTAGAAGCCGTGGAACAACTCCGCAAAGGTTCAACCACCGACGAACGTCGCCAAGAAATCATTGCCGATGCTTTCTCGGTTTACGCCAACGCGGTGCAATGCTACATCAACCTGAAACAATACGACAAAGCCGTAGAAACCGCAGAACGATCGCGTGCTCGCCACCTCGCGGACTTATTTGCCAGCAAAGACCTCTACCCCCAAGGAGAAATTCCCCCGGAAGTGGAGGAATACTATCGCCTGCAACAGCAAAGTAGCCGCTTGCAGTCCTTTAATAATGACTACATGAAAGGATTTGCCCCCAGTCGTCAAGCTGCCCCCAACAGTGAGGCAACTTTGGAAAAAATTAAACAATTAGAAGCCGAAAAGCAACAAGCGTGGCTGAAAATTCGCCGCAAAGACCCAGTTTTGGCCGGTCAATTGCAACCCAACCCCCTGAATTTTCAGGATATGCAAAAGTTAATTGACGATGGGGAAACCGCGATGCTCAATTTTTATACCACTCGCGAACATACCCATATTTTTATCTTGCGGCAAAATCAACCGCCCCAAGTCCATACTTGCGAAGGTGAAGGTCTGGCAACGTTGCAAAATTGGATATTCGAGAACTGGTTAAAACCTTATGTGGAAAATCGCCCGGTATGGCAACAGAAAATGAGCGAATTTCTGCCGCAACTTGCCCAACGCTTGCAAATTAACCACTTGATTTCTCAATATCTCACCGGCATTAAGGAACTAATTATCATCCCTCACTTGTTCCTGCATCAAATTCCCTTTGCTGCTTTACCTTTAAATAATGTGCCGATTCCCCAAAGTGAGAGAACTGCTGATAAAACACGGGGGTTATTCCTTGATTTGAGTCAACCCTTAAACACCTCTGCCAAAACTCCACCCCCACAACCGGAATATCTCAGCGATAAATTCCGCATTCGCATCGTTCCCAGTTGCCAAATCCTGAATTATTGCCACCAACGGGGCAACCTGAAACCCGCGAAAATGGGCATCGTGGAAAATGCTACGGGCGACCTGGTTTTTACTGGCTACGAATGCGAAACTCTGGCAACCATGCACCATGTCGAGCCAAATTATCGCCTAAAATATCAGCAAGCCACTGTTAGCAACTATCAAACTTTACTTAACCAAGTGCAAGCCCTCCATTCCAGCCATCATGCCAGTTCTCAACTAGATAATTCCCTGGAGTCAAAACTGCTATTATTCGATGGTTATCTTACCCTCGGTCGCATTTTTACCGGGAGATTTGAGAACTTAGCAGAACTGTTCCTCTCCTGCTGCGAAACTAATTTAAGCGTGACCCAAATTACCGATGACCCTCTGAGTATTGCCAGTGGCTTTCTCTGTGCCGGTGCGCGAAATGTCGTCAGTACCTTGTGGGCAGTGAATGATTTGGCTACGGCGTTATTTTGCATTTTATATTATGAGGAAAAACAGGATAAAAGTCGGTCGGAAGCGCTGCGCCAAGCTCAATTTAAATTACGCAATATGACCGGGGCTGAGTTAGCGGCTAATTATCAACAGAAGTTAGAGGCTTATTTGGAACGGCAACAATGGAGTGAACCGGAAAAGGTGAAGGATCAGCGGTTGCGATTAGATTTCCTTTGTCGGGAAACTTTGCCGTTTGTCAGTCCCCATTATTGGTCGGGGTTTGTGTCTCAGGGGATGGCGTAG
- the mutS gene encoding DNA mismatch repair protein MutS, producing the protein MTASIPSKPNDSKANPSDRKMPANADYREVDRSKLSQMYLHYVEMKDKYPHALLLYRVGDFFETFFQDAITISEQLELVLTSKQAGDIGRVPMTGVPHHALERYAQMLVEKGFAVAVCDQVEDAADAVADGRRLVERQITRVLTPGTLVEEGMLHARRNNFLAAVVIVKKNWGLAYADISTGEFFTTQGDNQDNLYQELMRLQPSEILVPTNAPDIGVLLRPGERSEHLPPGLPSSFCYSLRSQKAFGIHEARQKLMQRFYLKSLEGLGCENLPLAVRAAGGLLEYLENTFEYDSGDKTQKNSIPLQPVRTYTITDYLILDSQSRRNLEITQTVRDATFHGSLLWAIDQTVTAMGGRALRRWVLQPLLQLKGIHARQETIQELIEKRELRETLQEQLRYIYDLERLTVRAGSGTANARELISLADSLSKLPAIAQLAAKGRSAYLRALQEVPQELETLAERLRTHLVESPPIHIKEGGLIRAGVNAELDQMRSQAEGDQQWIANLEVSERERTGIPTLKVGFNKTFGYYISISKAKTDQAPNNYIRRQTLTNEERYITPELKEREARILTARDDLNQLEYDIFVGLRSEVSAHTHLIIKVAKAVAAIDVLCGLAQIAQEQGYCRPEMITGRELTIIDGRHPVVEKSLPAGFFVPNSARLGSDVPEAGNYETRFNRPDLIILTGPNASGKSCYLRQIGLIQLLAQVGSFVPASYAKLGICDRIFTRVGAVDDLATGQSTFMVEMNETANILNHATETSLVLLDEIGRGTATFDGLSIAWAVAEYLANDIGSRTIFATHYHELNELASILPNVANYQVTVKELADKIVFLHQVHPGGADRSYGIEAARLAGLPASVISRARQVMGQIEKHSKIAVGLRKGAIKKEVPVEELPPIEQLDIF; encoded by the coding sequence ATGACTGCATCTATCCCCAGCAAGCCCAATGACAGCAAAGCCAACCCTTCGGACAGAAAAATGCCCGCGAATGCAGATTATCGCGAAGTCGATCGCAGCAAGTTAAGTCAGATGTATCTGCATTATGTGGAAATGAAGGATAAATATCCCCATGCTTTGTTGCTGTATCGGGTGGGCGATTTTTTTGAAACCTTTTTTCAGGATGCGATTACGATTTCCGAACAACTGGAACTGGTGCTGACCAGTAAGCAAGCGGGGGATATTGGTCGGGTGCCCATGACCGGGGTGCCCCATCATGCTTTGGAACGTTATGCCCAAATGCTGGTAGAAAAAGGGTTTGCGGTGGCGGTTTGCGACCAAGTAGAAGATGCGGCAGACGCGGTGGCTGATGGTCGGCGGTTGGTGGAACGACAAATTACCCGCGTTTTGACTCCGGGCACTTTGGTGGAAGAAGGGATGCTTCATGCCCGTCGAAATAATTTTTTGGCGGCGGTGGTGATTGTGAAAAAGAACTGGGGTCTGGCTTATGCGGATATTTCTACGGGGGAATTCTTTACCACCCAAGGGGATAATCAGGATAATTTGTATCAGGAATTGATGCGTTTGCAACCGTCGGAAATATTAGTTCCCACTAATGCCCCGGATATTGGGGTGTTGTTGCGTCCGGGAGAAAGGTCGGAACATTTGCCCCCCGGTTTGCCTTCGTCGTTTTGCTATTCTTTGCGATCGCAGAAAGCTTTTGGCATTCACGAAGCCAGACAGAAATTGATGCAGCGGTTTTATTTAAAAAGTTTAGAAGGATTGGGCTGTGAAAATTTGCCGTTGGCGGTTCGCGCTGCGGGGGGATTGTTGGAATATTTGGAAAATACTTTTGAGTATGATTCTGGGGATAAGACTCAAAAAAATTCCATCCCCCTGCAACCCGTTAGAACTTATACTATCACCGATTATCTAATTTTAGATAGTCAAAGTCGCCGCAATTTAGAAATTACTCAAACGGTTAGAGATGCGACTTTTCATGGGTCTTTGTTATGGGCGATCGATCAAACCGTCACCGCAATGGGGGGGCGGGCTTTGCGCCGTTGGGTATTGCAACCATTGCTGCAATTAAAAGGAATTCATGCCCGCCAAGAGACGATTCAAGAGTTAATTGAAAAGCGAGAATTGCGGGAAACATTGCAAGAACAGTTACGCTATATTTACGATTTAGAACGATTAACCGTGCGGGCTGGTTCCGGGACAGCAAATGCTCGTGAGTTGATCTCTTTGGCGGATTCTTTGTCAAAATTACCAGCGATCGCGCAGTTAGCGGCTAAAGGTCGTAGTGCTTATTTGCGGGCATTACAAGAAGTCCCCCAAGAGTTAGAAACTTTGGCGGAAAGACTGCGGACTCATTTGGTGGAGTCGCCCCCAATTCATATTAAGGAAGGGGGGTTAATTCGTGCGGGGGTAAATGCTGAATTGGATCAGATGCGATCGCAGGCAGAGGGCGATCAACAATGGATTGCCAATTTAGAAGTATCAGAACGAGAACGCACGGGAATTCCTACTTTAAAAGTCGGTTTTAATAAAACTTTTGGCTATTATATCAGTATTTCTAAGGCTAAAACTGACCAAGCCCCGAATAATTATATTCGGCGGCAAACCCTGACCAATGAAGAGCGTTATATTACCCCTGAATTAAAAGAAAGAGAGGCGAGAATTCTCACCGCCCGTGATGATTTAAATCAGTTAGAATATGATATTTTTGTGGGGCTGCGATCGGAAGTTTCCGCACATACTCATTTAATTATAAAAGTAGCCAAAGCAGTGGCAGCGATCGATGTTTTATGTGGGTTGGCGCAAATTGCCCAAGAACAAGGATATTGCCGTCCAGAAATGATTACCGGGCGAGAATTGACGATTATTGATGGCCGACATCCCGTAGTTGAAAAAAGTCTTCCCGCTGGTTTCTTTGTGCCTAATTCTGCCCGGTTAGGGTCAGATGTTCCAGAAGCGGGCAACTATGAAACCCGATTTAATCGCCCAGATTTAATTATTTTAACTGGCCCAAATGCCAGCGGTAAAAGTTGTTATTTACGCCAAATTGGATTAATTCAATTGTTAGCCCAAGTGGGCAGTTTTGTCCCCGCTAGTTATGCTAAATTAGGAATATGCGATCGCATATTTACCCGTGTTGGGGCTGTGGATGATTTAGCTACGGGACAATCTACCTTTATGGTAGAAATGAATGAAACCGCCAACATTCTCAACCATGCCACAGAAACCTCCTTAGTTTTATTAGATGAAATTGGCCGAGGCACCGCCACCTTTGACGGACTTTCGATTGCTTGGGCAGTGGCAGAATATCTGGCAAATGACATTGGATCGCGGACAATTTTTGCCACCCATTACCATGAATTAAACGAACTGGCTTCAATTTTACCCAATGTGGCTAACTATCAAGTCACGGTAAAAGAATTAGCGGATAAAATAGTATTCTTACACCAAGTTCATCCTGGTGGGGCAGACCGTTCTTATGGGATTGAAGCGGCCCGGTTAGCGGGTTTACCTGCTTCGGTTATCTCCCGTGCCCGACAAGTCATGGGGCAAATTGAAAAACATAGTAAAATTGCCGTAGGTTTACGCAAAGGGGCGATTAAAAAAGAAGTCCCGGTGGAGGAATTACCGCCGATCGAACAGTTGGATATTTTTTAA
- a CDS encoding type II toxin-antitoxin system VapC family toxin: protein MIVLDTHIWIWLVDNNSHLTDQLRQIIITHQPDGLGVSIFSCWEVAKLVEKNRLKLAYSLDEWLNMALAYPGVQLLELTLPIVVQATQLKGFHNDPADQIIVATAQIHKCPLLTVDSKIVNYPFVQVLK, encoded by the coding sequence ATGATTGTTTTAGATACTCATATTTGGATCTGGTTGGTAGACAATAACTCGCATCTCACAGACCAACTGCGACAGATCATCATTACTCATCAACCGGATGGACTAGGGGTGAGTATTTTTTCTTGCTGGGAAGTCGCTAAATTAGTCGAAAAAAATCGTTTAAAATTGGCTTATTCTTTGGATGAATGGCTGAATATGGCATTAGCTTATCCGGGAGTTCAACTACTAGAATTAACCTTACCCATTGTCGTGCAGGCAACGCAGTTAAAAGGATTTCATAATGACCCAGCCGACCAAATTATTGTGGCTACTGCCCAGATTCATAAATGTCCCTTATTGACGGTAGATTCTAAGATTGTGAATTATCCATTTGTCCAAGTGTTGAAATAG